The proteins below come from a single Metarhizium brunneum chromosome 1, complete sequence genomic window:
- the DppIII gene encoding Dipeptidyl peptidase 3 — MAVHQVQVFKLGIATQFERLTGREKQYAHHMARAAWLGSRIILQQVSPESSSIFDFIIELHRTCSGNWHSFIGEGVSSDDLQKFLTYAATFLSNAGNYYGSGDQKFVPGIENHVLKKLADRFSVLRELYDETSQSSYYLGNAISESDAAIVSKILEQNAVFPENTRLRKSEDGTEYDVLIASVERGLVAQFSLPSGQGHVRLLKGDHSSDLQLVCAELNEASKYAANDLQRNILSAYIESFQTGSLDIYRTSQRLWVQDKAPRVENIFGFVEPYRDPQGIRGEFEAPVAIADDSETRLLAELVDNSAKFIRRLPWATPENDGKGPFEKSLFEPPDFSSIHALAYCSSIIFPGINLPNYNDIRQENGFKNVIISNRMIAESQAKQYPFIEDSEAEKFREHKFQAYYWWVVLHELLGHGTGRMMVESMDGKFNFDIENPPVNPLTGRPISSWYKPGQTWTGQFGELATTVDECRAELVGAYLMDDSELLEMFGFTETSNIHAEDLTYNLYLQLGVDGLRGLSNFNVQSNKWGQAHSRAHFAILKCLLLNGGGVITISRNKPKQRLTVRVDRSKIRTHGKPALGKMLLHLHVFRCTADVEGCRTYYEKLSSVDGEYIEWRETVIVNKPPPLVFVQANTFRDGDTITLKEYEPTVEGVIASWVERQCEQQIDLP; from the exons ATGGCGGTAcatcaagtccaagtctTTAAGTTGGGTATCGCGACCCAGTTTGAGCGCCTCACTGGCAGGGAGAAACAATATGCGCATCACATGGCTCG CGCTGCTTGGCTCGGATCGAGGATCATTCTGCAACAAGTTTCTCCGGAATCATCTTCAATTTTCGACTTCATCATCGAGCTCCATCGCACCTGTTCTGGCAACTGGCATTCTTTCATTGGGGAAGGTGTTAGCAGCGATGACCTCCAGAAGTTCCTGACCTACGCGGCTACCTTTCTCTCCAATGCTGGGAACTATTAT GGCTCCGGGGATCAAAAGTTTGTCCCTGGCATAGAAAATCATGTCCTGAAGAAGCTGGCAGATCGATTCTCGGTATTGAGAGAGTTATATGA CGAGACGTCTCAAAGCAGCTACTATCTGGGGAATGCCATCAGTGAATCTGACGCAGCCATTGTGTCCAAGATTCTTGAGCAGAACGCCGTATTCCCTGAGAATACTAGGCTTCGAAAGTCTGAAGATGGCACTGAATACGATGTCCTCATTGCATCTGTTGAACGTGGACTCGTTGCCCAGTTCTCTCTCCCAAGTGGCCAAGGACATGTGAGACTTCTGAAGGGAGATCATTCGTCTGATCTCCAACTCGTTTGTGCAGAGTTGAACGAAGCCTCCAAATACGCGGCCAACGATTTGCAGAGAAATATTCTCAGTGCGTACATCGAAAGCTTCCAAACCGGTAGCCTGGACATATATCGCACGTCTCAAAGGCTATGGGTTCAGGACAAGGCGCCTAGGGTAGAGAATATCTTTGGATTCGTCGAGCCATATCGCGATCCGCAAGGAATTCGAGGAGAATTCGAAGCTCCGGTGGCCATTGCAGATGATTCAGAGACCAGGCTACTTGCTGAACTAGTTGACAACTCGGCAAAGTTCATCCGCCGACTGCCTTGGGCAACCCCAGAGAATGATGGCAAAGGGCCGTTCGAGAAGAGTCTATTCGAGCCGCCCGACTTCTCGAGCATTCATG CTCTTGCGTACTGCTCAAGCATCATATTTCCCGGAATCAACTTACCAAAT TATAATGATATTCGGCAAGAAAATGGATTCAAGAATGTCATCATTTCTAATCGAATGATTGCTGAGAGCCAAGCAAAGCAGTACCCTTTTATTGAAGATTCTGAAGCTGAGAAGTTCAGGGAGCACAAGTTCCAGGCTTATTATTGGTGGGTTGTGCTCCATGagctccttggccatggtacAGGGCGAATGATGGTTGAAAGTATGGACGGAAAATTCAACTTTGATATCGAGAATCCACCCGTCAACCCCCTCACTGGAAGACCTATTTCAAGCTGGTACAAGCCAGGTCAAACTTGGACGGGTCAATTTGGTGAACTGGCAACTACGGTCGACGAGTGTAGGGCTGAACTAGTGGGAGCTTATTTAATGGATGATTCGGAGCTTCTTGAAATGTTTGGTTTCACTGAAACGTCCAATATTCATGCCGAAGACT TGACGTACAATTTGTACTTGCAGCTGGGCGTTGATGGTCTACGGGGACTCTCGAACTTTAACGTGCAAAGTAAT AAATGGGGTCAGGCGCACAGTCGG GCTCACTTTGCCATACTGAAGTGCTTGCTTCTTAACGGCGGTGGTGTCATAACTATATCACGCAATAAGCCCAAACAACGTTTGACAGTTCGGGTGGACCGGTCTAAAATTCGTACACATGGGAAACCGGCCTTGGGAAAGATGCTCTTGCATCTGCACGTGTTTCGATGTACAGCAGATGTGGAAGGCTGTCGAACATACTATGAGAAGTTGTCAAGTGTAGACGGTGAGTATATCGAGTGGCGAGAGACAGTGATTGTGAATAAACCCCCTCCGCTCGTCTTTGTCCAAGCTAATACGTTTCGTGATGGGGACACAATCACTTTGAAGGAGTACGAACCAACGGTTGAAGGCGTGATTGCAAGCTGGGTGGAGCGACAGTGTGAACAACAAATTGATTTACCATGA